From Oscillatoria sp. FACHB-1407, a single genomic window includes:
- a CDS encoding CmpA/NrtA family ABC transporter substrate-binding protein, producing MAKFSRRQFIITAGATAAGTLFMHGCSSPSDSASSGSDAASPAPVASADAPEVTKATLGFIALTDSAPLIIAKEKGFFEKYGMPDVEVVKQASWGTTRDNIVLGSAGGGIDGAHILSPMPYLITEGIVTDGKKVPMYVLARLNTNGQAISVANAHKDLGVQMDSSTLRSKIDAAKSAGNQMKFAVTFPGGTHDLWMRYWLAAGGINPDSDVSTIVVPPPQMVANMKTGTMDAFCVGEPWNAQLINQNIGYSALTTGQLWKDHPEKAFALRADWVDQHPKAAMALLKAVLEAQVWCEENKEEMVEIVSKRAWFGVPAADIQDRTSGKYDFGDGRVEEGVPYVMKFWNDNASYPYKSHDLWFVTEDMRWGYFPADTDAQALVDKVNREDLWREAAKAIGQEAAIPASTSRGVETFFDGVTFDPENPQAYLDSLKIKKI from the coding sequence ATGGCTAAATTTTCTCGTCGTCAATTTATCATCACCGCAGGCGCAACCGCAGCAGGTACGCTGTTTATGCATGGATGTAGCAGTCCTTCTGACAGTGCATCCTCTGGTTCTGATGCGGCGTCTCCTGCTCCCGTGGCGTCAGCTGATGCGCCTGAAGTGACCAAAGCGACTCTGGGATTTATTGCCCTCACCGATTCGGCTCCCTTGATCATTGCGAAAGAAAAGGGTTTCTTTGAGAAGTATGGAATGCCCGATGTTGAAGTGGTGAAGCAAGCGTCCTGGGGAACCACCCGCGACAACATCGTATTGGGTTCGGCAGGAGGTGGTATCGATGGGGCACACATCCTCTCCCCAATGCCCTACCTGATTACCGAAGGGATCGTCACCGATGGCAAAAAAGTGCCCATGTATGTCCTGGCACGCTTAAATACCAATGGACAGGCGATTTCGGTTGCGAATGCTCATAAAGATTTGGGTGTTCAGATGGATAGCTCTACGCTGCGGTCGAAGATTGATGCAGCCAAGTCAGCGGGCAATCAAATGAAGTTTGCCGTAACGTTTCCTGGAGGAACCCATGACCTGTGGATGCGCTACTGGTTAGCGGCGGGTGGCATTAATCCGGATAGTGACGTTTCCACGATTGTTGTACCCCCACCTCAAATGGTCGCCAACATGAAGACGGGCACGATGGATGCCTTCTGTGTGGGTGAACCCTGGAATGCTCAATTGATCAACCAAAATATTGGCTACTCTGCACTGACCACGGGACAACTCTGGAAAGACCACCCAGAGAAGGCGTTCGCCCTGCGAGCCGATTGGGTTGACCAACATCCTAAAGCCGCTATGGCACTCTTAAAGGCGGTGCTGGAAGCCCAGGTTTGGTGCGAAGAAAATAAAGAAGAGATGGTTGAGATCGTATCGAAGCGAGCCTGGTTTGGGGTACCTGCGGCTGACATTCAAGATCGCACAAGTGGCAAGTATGACTTCGGCGATGGTCGAGTTGAAGAAGGCGTACCTTACGTGATGAAGTTCTGGAACGACAACGCATCTTACCCCTATAAGAGCCATGACCTTTGGTTTGTAACCGAAGATATGCGCTGGGGTTACTTCCCTGCTGATACTGATGCTCAAGCCCTGGTCGATAAAGTGAACCGAGAAGACTTGTGGCGTGAAGCAGCGAAGGCGATCGGACAAGAAGCAGCCATTCCTGCAAGCACCTCTCGTGGTGTAGAAACCTTCTTTGATGGCGTCACCTTTGATCCTGAAAATCCTCAGGCTTATTTGGACAGCCTCAAGATCAAGAAAATCTAA
- a CDS encoding ferredoxin--nitrite reductase codes for MTSTLPTSSSLNKFEKFKAEKDGLAIKGDLETFAQMGWEAMDETDRDHRLKWMGIFFRPVTPGKFMLRMRMPSGILTSGQMRVLGEVVQRYGEEGSADITTRQNIQLRGIRLEDIPTIFSKFEQAGLTSIQSGMDNVRNITGSPVAGIDADELLDTRGIIRKVQDMITNNGEGNPSFTNLPRKFNIAIAGCRDNSVHAEINDVAFVPAFKDGILGFNVLVGGFFSAKRCEAAIPLNAWVHPRDVVALCEAILLVYRNHGLRANRQKARLMWLIDEWGIDQFRTAVEQQLGHPLQSAAPKDEIVWDKRDHIGIHAQKQPGLNYVGLHVPVGRLYAQDMFDLARMAEVYGSGELRLTVEQNIIIPNVPDSRIAPMLKEPLVQRFSTDPDNLSRALVSCTGAQFCNFALIETKNRAIALIQELEKEVQCPRPVRIHWTGCPNSCGQPQVADIGLMGTKTRKNGQTVEAVDIYMGGKVGKEAVLGTCAMKAVPCDELKPVLRDLLIQHFNGRLKEESVSLTT; via the coding sequence ATGACTAGCACCCTGCCCACGTCATCAAGTCTTAACAAATTTGAAAAGTTTAAAGCTGAGAAGGATGGTTTAGCCATCAAAGGCGACCTGGAAACCTTTGCTCAGATGGGTTGGGAAGCGATGGATGAAACCGATCGCGACCATCGCCTGAAATGGATGGGCATTTTCTTTCGTCCCGTCACTCCCGGCAAGTTTATGTTACGGATGCGAATGCCCAGTGGTATTCTCACCAGCGGTCAAATGCGCGTACTGGGAGAAGTCGTGCAACGGTATGGCGAAGAGGGCAGTGCTGACATTACCACTCGTCAAAATATTCAATTGCGCGGCATTCGGCTCGAAGATATTCCCACCATCTTCTCTAAGTTTGAGCAAGCCGGACTGACCAGCATCCAGTCGGGCATGGACAACGTGCGCAATATCACAGGTTCTCCCGTTGCAGGAATCGATGCTGATGAGTTGCTCGACACTCGTGGCATCATCCGCAAAGTGCAGGACATGATCACCAACAATGGTGAGGGCAACCCATCGTTTACAAATCTGCCGCGCAAGTTCAACATTGCGATCGCCGGATGTCGCGATAACTCCGTTCACGCAGAGATCAACGATGTGGCGTTTGTCCCTGCCTTTAAAGATGGCATCTTAGGCTTCAACGTGTTGGTGGGAGGCTTCTTCTCTGCCAAACGCTGTGAAGCGGCGATTCCCCTCAATGCCTGGGTGCATCCCCGTGATGTGGTGGCATTGTGTGAGGCAATTCTGCTGGTCTATCGCAATCACGGATTGCGAGCCAATCGGCAGAAAGCTCGCCTCATGTGGTTGATTGACGAGTGGGGCATTGACCAGTTCCGAACTGCTGTAGAGCAGCAATTGGGTCATCCGCTACAATCCGCTGCACCAAAAGATGAGATTGTGTGGGATAAGCGGGATCACATTGGTATCCACGCGCAAAAGCAACCCGGATTAAACTATGTCGGGTTACATGTTCCCGTTGGCCGCCTTTACGCTCAGGATATGTTTGACTTGGCGCGAATGGCAGAAGTCTATGGCAGTGGTGAATTGCGGCTCACTGTTGAGCAAAACATTATTATTCCCAATGTGCCTGACTCTCGCATTGCTCCCATGCTCAAAGAGCCTTTGGTACAGCGGTTTTCAACTGATCCCGATAATTTGAGTCGGGCGTTGGTGTCCTGTACGGGTGCTCAGTTCTGCAACTTTGCTTTGATTGAAACCAAGAATCGGGCGATCGCTCTAATTCAAGAATTGGAAAAAGAAGTCCAATGTCCCCGCCCTGTCCGGATTCACTGGACTGGATGCCCCAACTCGTGTGGACAGCCTCAGGTCGCTGATATTGGTCTCATGGGCACCAAAACCCGAAAAAACGGGCAAACTGTCGAAGCCGTCGATATTTATATGGGGGGTAAAGTCGGCAAAGAGGCGGTGTTGGGCACCTGTGCCATGAAGGCAGTACCTTGTGACGAGTTAAAACCTGTGCTGCGTGATCTGTTGATTCAACATTTCAATGGACGACTTAAGGAGGAATCTGTGTCTCTGACAACATGA